Proteins encoded within one genomic window of Capsicum annuum cultivar UCD-10X-F1 unplaced genomic scaffold, UCD10Xv1.1 ctg83241, whole genome shotgun sequence:
- the LOC107862717 gene encoding probable methyltransferase At1g27930, protein MPPSEIAFPFLLFSPKTRLKKTLLHKYYRAMKFTKRNIIPLLVFILSFASILRLVKICLLTSYSSPIFSALSIVEHPHNLLEEKEINFLYDLVSRKSPCNILVFGLETQYSYQISNINKGGITVFLEDNAAKIKASNSTSNTNNTRIHRVEYQTVAKNAYKILKHARQNQKDCYISATDSAKHDLHSNSSRKCKFISLVTNVPKEVYEVKWDLVIVDGPDGDKPETPGRMAAIYIAGVVARRSKNKNGTHVLVHDVDRMIEKWFSWEFLCDTNLVSSKGKFWDFNILAKPNATTFCPT, encoded by the coding sequence ATGCCCCCTTCTGAAATTGctttcccttttcttcttttctcaccAAAAACTCGTCTAAAAAAGACTCTTTTACACAAGTACTATAGAGCTATGAAATTTACAAAAAGAAACATAATCCCACTTCTTGTTTTCATCTTATCATTTGCTTCCATACTCAGACTAGTCAAGATTTGTCTACTTACTTCATATTCCTCTCCGATTTTCTCCGCCTTGTCTATAGTTGAACACCCCCACAATCTCCTCGAGGAGAAAGAAATCAACTTTCTCTATGATCTTGTATCGCGAAAATCACCCTGCAATATTCTTGTTTTCGGGCTTGAAACGCAATACTCTTATCAAATTTCAAACATCAACAAGGGTGGAATCACTGTCTTTCTTGAGGACAACGCCGCGAAGATCAAGGCTAGTAACTCCACGAGTAATACTAACAACACTCGGATTCACAGAGTCGAGTATCAGACAGTTGCTAAAAACGCATACAAGATTTTAAAACATGCTAGACAGAACCAGAAAGACTGCTACATATCAGCTACTGATAGTGCCAAACATGATCTGCATAGTAATTCATCAAGGAAGTGCAAATTTATTTCACTTGTGACAAATGTACCTAAGGAAGTGTATGAAGTGAAGTGGGATTTGGTGATTGTGGATGGACCAGATGGAGATAAACCAGAAACACCAGGAAGAATGGCTGCAATTTATATTGCTGGTGTAGTAGCAAGAAGAAGCAAGAACAAGAATGGGACTCATGTGTTGGTACATGATGTTGATAGAATGATTGAGAAATGGTTTTCTTGGGAATTCTTATGTGACACTAATTTGGTTTCTTCTAAAGGGAAATTCTGGGATTTTAACATACTAGCAAAACCAAATGCCACCACATTTTGTCCTACATAA
- the LOC107862718 gene encoding DNA-directed RNA polymerases IV and V subunit 2, which produces MTISDFMEEVGCSSGKEKISNGSVRMDFDIDDLFEVDDDDWDEDDGEDEDDSHDMVLMKELGEGFLKNFCKKAATGFFEKYGLINHQINSYNDFINYGIQRVFDSVGEIHVEPGYDPSKRGDGDWKHASVKFGKVTLERPKFWAGEKFSVDGGKEYLDLWPRHARLQNMTYSARIMVETHVQVYTKKLVRSDKFKTGVDRFVDKECEVEDKRDVLIGRIPVMVNSELCWMNGVEKPDCEFDHGGYFIVKGAEKTFIAQEQLCLKRLWVSNNPTWMVGYRPGEKRKRVYVKLTETLKLEHIKGGEKALSVYILAEMPIWILFFALGVSSDKEVVNLIDVDIEDTRIVNILVASIHEADKNCEDFRKGKKALAFVDRLIKSCKFPPQESVEECIKAYLFPNLSGFKQKARFLGYMVKCLVHSFIGRRKVENRDDFRNKRLELAGELLERELRAHIKHAERRMVKAMQRDLYGDRQVQPIEHYLDASIITNGLSRAFSTGHWCHPYKRMERVSGVVATLRRTNPLQMTADMRKTRQQVTYTGRVGDARYPHPSHWGKVCFLSTPDGENCGLVKNLASMGLVSTIVLKPLLETLFRCGMQKLVDDSATSLHGKQKVLLDGEWVGVCEDSALFVSKLRRKRRRNEVPHQVEVKRDELQGEVRIFSDAGRILRPLLVVSNLKKIKALKGGDYGFQSLLDNGIIELIGPEEEEDCRTAWGVEYILKADKEDPPAKYTHCELDMSLLLGLSCGIIPFANHDHARRVLYQSEKHSQQAIGFSTVNPNIRVDTNTHQLYYPQRPLFRTMLADSLGKPKCARSQKGMLPRPEYFNGQCAIVAVNVHLGYNQEDSLVMNRASLERGMFRSEHVRSYKADVDNKEAVAKKLKIEDSVNFGKTQSKIGRVDSLDDDGFPFIGANLQSGDIIIGKYSESGSDHSIKLKHTERGMVQKVLLSANDEGKNFAVVSLRQVRSPCLGDKFSSMHGQKGVLGFLESQENFPFTVQGIVPDIVINPHAFPSRQTPGQLLEASLGKGIALGGGQKYATPFSTLSVDAIMDQLHARGFSRWGNERVYNGRTGEMVHSLIFMGPTFYQRLIHMAEDKVKFRNTGPVHPLTRQPVADRKRFGGIKFGEMERDCLIAHGAAANLHERLFTLSDSSQMHICGKCKNMANVIQRSVQGGKVRGPFCRFCESVEDIVKVNVPYGAKLLCQELFSMGISLKFDTEIC; this is translated from the exons ATGACAATTTCCGACTTCATGGAAGAAGTGGGATGTAGTAGTGGTAAAGAGAAGATATCAAATGGATCAGTGAggatggattttgatattgatgatctttttgaagTAGACGATGATGATTGGGATGAGGACGACGGTGAGGATGAGGATGATAGCCATGATATGGTTTTAATGAAAGAGTTGGGTGAAGGTTTCTTGAAAAACTTCTGTAAAAAAGCAGCAACTGGTTTTTTTGAGAAGTATGGTTTAATCAATCACCAGATTAATTCATATAATGACTTCATCAACTATGGAATACAAAGGGTGTTTGACTCGGTCGGGGAGATCCATGTTGAACCAGGTTATGATCCATCAAAGAGAGGTGATGGTGATTGGAAGCATGCTTCTGTGAAATTTGGGAAAGTAACCCTTGAGCGGCCAAAGTTTTGGGCTGGGGAGAAGTTTTCTGTGGACGGTGGGAAAGAGTACCTGGACTTGTGGCCACGCCATGCTCGCCTTCAGAACATGACTTATTCTGCCAGGATTATGGTTGAGACTCATGTTCAG GTGTATACAAAGAAGCTAGTTAGAAGTGACAAGTTCAAAACTGGGGTAGACCGGTTTGTGGACAAGGAGTGTGAGGTGGAAGATAAAAGGGATGTCTTGATTGGGAGAATCCCTGTGATGGTGAACTCAGAGTTGTGCTGGATGAATGGTGTTGAGAAGCCTGATTGTGAATTTGATCATGGGGGATACTTCATAGTCAAAGGGGCTGAAAAG ACCTTCATTGCACAGGAGCAGCTTTGTTTAAAAAGACTCTGGGTGTCAAACAATCCCACTTGGATGGTTGGATATCGCCCAGGTGAAAAAAGGAAGAGAGTCTATGTTAAACTGACTGAGACCTTGAAACTTGAGCACATTAAGGGAGGAGAAAAAGCCCTCAGTGTGTACATCTTGGCAGAAATGCcaatttggatcttgttctttgCTCTAGGTGTATCCTCTGACAAGGAGGTAGTAAATTTAATTGATGTGGATATTGAAGATACTAGAATCGTCAATATACTAGTAGCTTCTATCCATGAGGCTGATAAGAATTGTGAGGATTTCAGGAAGGGGAAAAAGGCTCTTGCTTTTGTTGATAGACTTATAAAGAGTTGTAAATTTCCACCTCAAGAATCTGTTGAGGAATGCATAAAAGCATACCTGTTCCCTAATCTTAGTGGTTTCAAGCAGAAGGCTCGCTTCCTTGGCTATATGGTAAAATGCCTCGTGCACTCTTTCATTGGTCGCAGAAAGGTTGAGAACAGAGATGATTTTCGAAACAAGAGATTGGAGCTGGCTGGTGAGCTCCTTGAACGAGAGCTCAGGGCACACATTAAACATGCCGAGAGGCGTATGGTGAAGGCAATGCAAAGAGATCTTTATGGAGATCGACAAGTGCAGCCAATTGAGCACTACTTGGATGCATCAATAATTACCAATGGTCTCTCCAGGGCCTTTTCCACTGGACATTGGTGTCACCCTTACAAGAGAATGGAGAGGGTTTCCGGTGTAGTTGCAACTCTTAGACGAACAAATCCATTGCAAATGACTGCTGATATGAGGAAAACGCGTCAGCAGGTTACATACACCGGGAGGGTTGGCGATGCTAGATATCC ACATCCTTCTCACTGGGGAAAAGTATGTTTTCTATCTACCCCAGATGGAGAAAATTGTGGCCTGGTGAAAAATTTGGCTAGTATGGGTCTTGTCAGCACAATTGTTTTGAAGCCACTTCTTGAGACCTTGTTCCGGTGTGGAATGCAAAAGTTAGTAGACGATAGTGCCACCTCACTCCACGGAAAGCAAAAGGTACTACTAGACGGGGAGTGGGTTGGAGTATGTGAAGATTCTGCACTCTTTGTTTCAAAGCTAAGACGTAAGCGCCGCAGGAATGAAGTGCCACACCAG GTTGAAGTTAAGAGAGATGAGCTGCAGGGTGAAGTTCGCATATTTTCTGATGCAGGAAGGATTCTGCGCCCTCTTCTTGTTGtttcaaatctaaagaaaatcAAAGCTTTGAAAGGGGGAGATTATGGCTTTCAATCTCTTCTGGACAATGGGATTATTGAGCTCATAGGAcccgaagaagaagaagattgtcgAACTGCATGGGGAGTTGAATACATCTTAAAAGCAGATAAAGAGGACCCACCTGCTAAGTATACACATTGTGAGTTGGACATGTCATTGCTATTAGGTTTGAGCTGTGGTATTATCCCATTTGCAAACCATGATCATGCTAGGAGGGTCCTCTATCAATCCGAGAAGCACTCCCAGCAGGCAATTGGGTTTTCGACAGTGAATCCAAATATTAGAGTTGATACGAATACACATCAACTGTATTATCCTCAGAGGCCACTTTTCCGGACAATGTTGGCAGATTCCCTTGGAAAACCAAAATGTGCTCGTTCGCAGAAAGGAATGCTTCCACGGCCTGAATACTTCAATGGGCAATGTGCTATTGTTGCAGTAAATGTTCACCTTGGCTATAACCAAGAAGATTCATTGGTTATGAATCGTGCTTCACTGGAGCGTGGAATGTTCCGATCTGAGCATGTTAGGAGCTACAAGGCTGACGTCGACAATAAGGAAGCTGTTGCTAAGAAGCTAAAGATTGAGGACTCTGTCAACTTTGGGAAAACCCAGAGTAAAATTGGACGAGTGGACAGCCTAGATGATGATGGTTTTCCATTCATTGGGGCAAATCTCCAGAGCggagatatcataattgggaaATATTCTGAATCAGGGTCTGATCACAGTATCAAGCTGAAGCATACGGAAAGGGGCATGGTTCAGAAGGTTTTGCTCTCTGCTAATGATGAAGGGAAGAATTTTGCTGTCGTATCTCTCAGACAA GTTCGTTCTCCATGTCTTGGAGACAAGTTCTCCAGCATGCATGGACAAAAGGGTGTCCTTGGATTTCTGGAATCTCAGGAAAACTTTCCTTTTACAGTTCAGGGGATTGTTCCAGATATTGTAATCAATCCCCATGCATTTCCTTCAAGGCAAACCCCTGGTCAGCTGCTAGAAGCCTCTTTGGGGAAGGGCATTGCCCTAGGTGGTGGTCAAAAATATGCCACCCCCTTCTCCACTTTATCAGTTGATGCCATAATGGATCAACTTCATGC GAGAGGATTCTCAAGATGGGGAAACGAGAGAGTTTACAACGGTCGGACGGGTGAAATGGTTCATTCCCTGATTTTCATGGGCCCAACATTCTACCAACGCCTCATCCATATGGCTGAAGACAAGGTGAAATTCCGTAACACTGGGCCTGTCCATCCCCTTACTCGCCAACCTGTGGCAGACAGAAAACGCTTTGGTGGAATTAAGTTTGGTGAAATGGAACGCGACTGTCTTATAGCTCATGGCGCTGCAGCAAATCTGCATGAACGCCTTTTCACACTCAGTGACTCCTCCCAGATGCACATCTGTGGTAAGTGCAAAAACATGGCAAATGTAATCCAGAGATCTGTGCAAGGTGGTAAGGTAAGGGGTCCGTTTTGCCGGTTCTGTGAGTCAGTCGAAGATATAGTGAAAGTTAATGTGCCATATGGTGCAAAGTTGTTGTGCCAGGAGCTCTTCAGCATGGGCATATCTCTCAAGTTTGACACTGAGATTTGCTAG